DNA sequence from the Parasphingorhabdus cellanae genome:
AAACGGCGCTTTATTCTCTTCGAATATCGAATATTCTACATGAGAAAACCATAATAAACTATTGTTTAAACGCTTATTTTGTTCATCAAAATATTGCGGACTGTCAAGAAACCCACCGGGTTTCAGGTAGATTTTTGCATCAGAACCAATATCCGCCATGAAACTATCCTATGGCTCCGTCGCCAGCAAATAGGTTTGCCGCAGATTATCCACCTGCCGCAACTCTTTGCCATCATCATAATACCAATAGGTCCAGCCATTGCAGCTTGGCGCGTCCTGTACCGTCGCGCCGATTTTATGGATTGATCCCTCATGCCCGTTCCACAGCAGTGAACCATCCGCACGGACCTTCGCCTTGAACTTGCGGTTCTTGCTGCAAAGCTCCGTACCCGGCTTCAAATAACCGGTTTCGACCAATGTGCCAAAAGCCACTCGCGGTTTGGCCTTAGGCGACTGCATGGTTTTCAGTTCACTTTCATCCAGTGGCAACGCCGCCTCGATACGCTCTTCCGCCACTTCGCAGTAATTATCTTCTTTCTCACAACCGATCCAGTGACGGCCCAGACGTTTCGCCACCGCTCCGGTGGTGCCTGTCCCGAAAAACGGATCAAGGACAACGTCACCCTTATTGGTGGTCGCCAACATCACGCGGTACAACAAAGCCTCTGGCTTTTGGGTGGGATGGGCCTTGACGCCATTGCGTTTCAGCCGTTCCTGCCCGCCGCAAATCGGCATCACCCAGTCGCTGCGCATTTGCAGTTCGTCGTTGAGGTTTTTCATCGCGCGATAGTTGAATGTATATTTCGCCTTCTCGCTTTTCGACGCCCAGATCAGCGTTTCGTGGGCGTTGGTAAAGCGTGTGCCTTTGAAATTCGGCATCGGATTGGCTTTGCGCCAGATAATATCATTGAGGATCCAGTAGCCGAGATCCTGCAACGACGCGCCGACCCGGAATATATTGTGATAGCTGCCAATCACCCAAAGCGAGCCATTGGGCTTCAATATACGCCGTGCTTCTTTCAGCCACGCCTTTGTAAAAGCGTCATAAACGGCAAAGCTGTCAAACTGGTCCCAAGCGTCGTCCACAGCGTCCACCTGTCCGCCTTCGGGCCGATAGAGATCACCGCCGAGCTGCAGATTATAGGGTGGATCGGCAAAAACCATATCGACGGATTCATCGGGCAAGGACTTCATCGCCTCCACACAATCCATCTTCAAAATCTGGTTCAGCGGCAGATCGACCGCGGGCTTTTTCGAAGCGGTCT
Encoded proteins:
- a CDS encoding site-specific DNA-methyltransferase, with translation MGIIERIDTPKTKAKAKTTAKKTASKKPAVDLPLNQILKMDCVEAMKSLPDESVDMVFADPPYNLQLGGDLYRPEGGQVDAVDDAWDQFDSFAVYDAFTKAWLKEARRILKPNGSLWVIGSYHNIFRVGASLQDLGYWILNDIIWRKANPMPNFKGTRFTNAHETLIWASKSEKAKYTFNYRAMKNLNDELQMRSDWVMPICGGQERLKRNGVKAHPTQKPEALLYRVMLATTNKGDVVLDPFFGTGTTGAVAKRLGRHWIGCEKEDNYCEVAEERIEAALPLDESELKTMQSPKAKPRVAFGTLVETGYLKPGTELCSKNRKFKAKVRADGSLLWNGHEGSIHKIGATVQDAPSCNGWTYWYYDDGKELRQVDNLRQTYLLATEP